The genomic segment TTATtcttatgttatttattttttatagcaatGAGACTATATTAAAtgacatatttatattttttgtttttgttcctGACTTGAATGCTAGCGGGatgtaataaaacaaatagtTGTGAATGCTCACGACTAAAGTCTATTTTTCTATTTTGGGCATATGCAAATTCCGGCCGGTAATAATTCGAATGTACATCGAAACAGGTACTATAAATACATAACTAACCCAACCCATTTCCAACCCAACTTACCTGAAAGTGGCCGGAGTTTAGAATTGGCCCCTATTTTATTGGCGATGGTGCCAATTTTAAtagagatttaaataaaatagatatgaGTCTATACCATATGCAATGTCATATATTTACTTGATTCCAGGCTTGAATGGTAGCCTGATGTGggaaattaagaattattttaacagAATTACTAAAATGCTTTATTGATATTAATGAGAATATCTTTAATGTAGTGTTTCTCTTGTTGCAGAGAATATTATTGGGACAGGACTTTCCGAGGTAAATTTACCCGACCCATCATCTCTATTATTCATATATTGGGTGAGAAAGAAAAATCTCCCGAGCCATGTGGTCCTAAAATACATAAAGATTTGGCTTCTCGTTGGGGCAAAATTTTAAAGTCTGGTTTGGCTGTTGAAGACAGAAAGAATCTTTTGTCTAAACTGGCCCCACCCGAGAATTTTAAAGTGGTGTCCCCCCTCTGCACCAATGCAGCAGTGCAAAAGGCGATTTCGCCCAGTAATTTCTTGAGGGATGAACGTCTTGCAAAATTACAAACGCAAGTGGCTGCAGGTCTTTTCCGGCGTTGCCCAGGTATGCAGTTTAATTTTGTCAGAAGAGGGGGGAGGTAACAGGCAATATATTGAATTGCTGAGTACTACAGTGCGGTTATTAGCGAATTTATGGCACTTTAAGAATATGACAAGAAGGGAATTAATCTCGATGAATGTCAAAGGAATTTCAGGAGGCGAATAAAGAAATCCCTTTAGATACTTGCCTCGTCGGAGAAAACTTGGATGAAAGGATGAAGGCGACAAAGTCGTCTAAGGAATATGGCAAGATTTTGAGAGCAAAACCTCCCAAAAATACGTCTCGAGCGCCTACTTATCAAGCTCCATCTTCAATCCGACggacccaacccaacccaaaccgTTCTTTCAACTATCGAGCTCCATCTCGTCATCAAGTGGGAACAATACGACAGAGAAGCCAATCTTAAACCAACAGACCAGTTCCTGTTCCTCCACAACAACAGCAGTACAGGTACAAGCAACAGCTGAGGCAACGGGGGCGAGGGAGGACGTATCGTTAGGCCATGCACAGGTCAGTGCAggtagattaaaatattttcacaatGAGTGGGAAACGCTTTTTAGAGACAGTATTACATTACGTTGGATCAAGGGTTTTAACCCTTTGCGGTCGTTGTCATGTCTGACATGACACCAGGCGTAGTCGTTCACGTTTACACAAAACTTTGCTTTGAGATCGTTTGTCATGCCCTACATGACAAGGCAAAAAGCCGATTCTACTCGTTGTCATGTCTCTCATGACACATTTTCAAAGTCGATTTACTCGTTATTCATTTATACCATGACAAAACCGATAACAAATTTGAATTCCGCgggaaattttatttaggaaTACACATGCTTTTTTTATGCAAGTCGTGACTTATTTGGCAACCTTGCGATTTTTTTGTTGAGTGCCGGTCGCGACAAATACACGTGCATTCTTATTTAGTCTTATTTGAGTATTTGAGAGAGTTAGGTATGCAgattttgtttgtgtttttttaatattttgtaagattCGGATGTTTGtttatagttataattatgGCGAAAAGAGCATTAACGGACACGGAGTTAGAGGAACTATTATACGTAGACGAGGAGGAGTTTGACTTGGATCAGTTTAGTTCAGAGAGTGACGAATGGGAGGATATAGATCAAAATCTCAGTGAAAATGATTCTGACGAAGAATCTGAGGAAcgtgtttataatttaaatttatggaGGCCATGGACAGCAAATGAaccaagatttaaaatattcccTTTCTTAGAAGATGTTGGATACCATCCACCACGAAATAACCAGCCAGTGTCCGAACTAgattttttcagttattttttacGGACGAACTTATACAAGCAATTGTGGATGAAACAAATAGGTATGtatttaattgtattatatttcaagcaaaagaaaaatgtgtaaatatatttttagatatgctgcagaaaaaaatttaataaacacgcCGCTCACAAAAAGTTCAGTTTGGAAGTCGTGGAAACCAGTCACATTAGAagaatttatggcatttttgggcGTTTTACTTAATATGGCCTTAAATCCAAAGACCGAACTAtctgactatttttctaataactgGATCGACCATCAACCCtttttcaaagatattttttcGAGGGACAGATTCatgcaaattttttggaatCTTCACGTTTCTTCACCCGAAGAAGAGCAGATGGGAGTGAAGAGTCGTAGCGCCAAAGTGAAAAATGTGTTATGGTATCTGGAAACACAATTCAAGAAGTTTTATACTCCAGATAAGAATATTTCTGTAGACGAAAGTACTATTGGTTTTAAAGGCAAAGTATCctttaaagtttataataaagCCAAACCTACAAAATGGGGAATAAAAGTATATGTGCTTGCAGATTCAAAAAATGGTTACATATTTACGATGGAGCCATATTTGGGAACTCAAACAACCCAGGGATTGATACGCCCAGATTTACCAGCAACCGCCCGCATAGTAGTTCATTTGgtgcaaaaacttcttaatTCTGGAACTGGTTCGGGAGGTTACcatatatttatagatagatATTATTCAAGCCCTTTGTTAGCACGCgagttacataaaataaacatacatgTAACGGGTACTGTAATGGCTAATCGACAAGGAATTCCGACAGAATTAACTACCGCAtatacaagaaaatttaaagaaggcGAGATGGTATGGAAAGATAAAAGAGTTGTTCTTATGTTATCTAGTGTATATGACAACTCAGTACAAAATAAAACCAGGCGAACGAAGACCGCTAAAGGGCGTTGGATTGAAGAAGTCATAGAAAAACCTACAGTTATATATGAGTATAACAAATTTATGGGAGGGGTTGACGTTGCTGATCATTATGCAGCAAGCTACCAATTTTTGCGaaaaacaagtaaatggtgGCGAAAAGTATTTTTCTGGTTATTAGATGTGTCGATAAATAATGcctttatattacaaaaaatagcaaCAAATAATCAGCAACTTCGATCGAGGaatttcaggaaaaaattagttattcaATTAGTTGGAAACTACAGAAATACATCCAGACGTCGATCGTATATTTCTCGTCTAAATAATAGGTTCCATGCCATTtatgcaagaaaaaataattccgATTGCAAAGTTTGCAGTGATCGATCAAAAAAAGGTGGCCGAAAAACTACTACCTATTATTGCAAAACATGTCAAGACCACCCTGCTTTGCATCCCGGGGAGTGCTTTGAGAAATATCACACCGAGGAAAATTACAGATAAATACgtgttcttttttgtttttttttttagaataaatatcAAGCTTTCCTATAAACTATAAAatgcgttttatttttaactttcttgataaaaaaaatgttctaaaagtatattaaaaagcTCTccgataaaaaaagaaatttgctgCCATTTATTACAtgatatattacaaatatttactaaaactttatttttttattttactcaatatatcttttatactttcgctaaattttaatattgtaaggCAATTagaataacaaataacaataaataaacctatCAAGTCCCATAAAATATATTCGTTGCAAATTAGCCTCCGAGCTGTACGGAGAATCGGCGGTAATTACCGAACGAGCGGGATGGTTGTCATGGTATAGATGACAACGATCTGTGCTCTTATCTGAAAGTTGCACTGCCGTCCGCAAAGGGTTAAAATACCATTTATTTCCAAACCGCGTCAACGGGAAATTAATAAAGTGCATTGGTCAGTCAGCGACAAGGGTTTAATTAAAACATGTATCGACAAACTGCTTGCATCTGGGGCtgtcaaattaataaaaccttgtaaaaatcaatttatttcaaaattttttataagaccGAAAAATGATGGGTCTAACAGGCTTATTTTAAATCTggaggatttaaataaatttgtaaattgtAAACACTTTAAACTGGAAGATCATCGCACCGTTACCAaactaatttccaaaaattgctttatgtGTACAATAGATATAAAAGATGCATATTTTCATATACCTATATTTGAAGaacataagaaatttttaaggtttgaatTTGATGATCACATTTATGAATACACTTGTATGCCTTTTGGAATAAATGTAGCTCTCTGGGTATTTACCAAACTAATGAGGCCTATTTTGAGTCATCTTAGAGAGAGACGGTTTCTCTCTGTAATCTTTTTAGATGATATTTTGCTCTTTGGTAATACATATCAAGAATGTTATGAAAATGGTTATTACACAAGCAAACTTCTAACTACACTTGGGTTCattttaaatcttgaaaaaagcaaattaattcCTGTGTGATGAATACCTTATAGTCGTTTATGTACAAGAGCCTTAATCGATATGTCAATACAGATTGACAAGTAGCATATGTCATTTGTCATGTATATATATAACGCCATTTTCATAAAACAAAGCAGTTGTCATTCCGCCTTCAAAGCAGTCGTATAATTCACCTCCGCCTCAGCCCTCAACCTCCAAAAACACGTTACATGGCGCAGTCGGAAAACACgaaatattgaagaaaatcttaaaatattgaagaaatcctgctatattttgaactttttgctgCCACAATCGTCAAGACCATGGATTTCCGCGGGGTCCGCCCATGAAGTTTTCGGGAAACGTCGCGGAAAACTGGAGTTTTTGGAAACAGCGGTTCATCACCTACCTGAAGGCCACAGAAATTACGAAAAAAGAGCAGGTAACACAATGCGCCCAACGTTTAACCTTAATTGGAGAGGAAGGGATTCgaatttttaacacattttcaTTTACTGAAGCTGAAAAAGATAAGCTAGACCCTTTAATTGAACAATTTGATCAGTATTTATATGCTAAGAAGAATCTTACCTACGTTAGACATAAATTGTTTACCTGCAAATAAAAAGACTCACAGactattgaaaatttttcaacAGAGCTAAAAAATCTGGCAAATTCTTGTGAGTTTGGGGCCCTTCAAAATGAGCTTGTAAAAACACTGTTTATTTGTGGCATAAAATCACACTCGCAGAGAGAGAGACTCCTGGAGGAAGCTGACCTGAAGACGCTGGAA from the Anthonomus grandis grandis chromosome 10, icAntGran1.3, whole genome shotgun sequence genome contains:
- the LOC126741740 gene encoding piggyBac transposable element-derived protein 4-like, whose translation is MAFLGVLLNMALNPKTELSDYFSNNWIDHQPFFKDIFSRDRFMQIFWNLHVSSPEEEQMGVKSRSAKVKNVLWYLETQFKKFYTPDKNISVDESTIGFKGKVSFKVYNKAKPTKWGIKVYVLADSKNGYIFTMEPYLGTQTTQGLIRPDLPATARIVVHLVQKLLNSGTGSGGYHIFIDRYYSSPLLARELHKINIHVTGTVMANRQGIPTELTTAYTRKFKEGEMVWKDKRVVLMLSSVYDNSVQNKTRRTKTAKGRWIEEVIEKPTVIYEYNKFMGGVDVADHYAASYQFLRKTSKWWRKVFFWLLDVSINNAFILQKIATNNQQLRSRNFRKKLVIQLVGNYRNTSRQ